One genomic segment of Brassica napus cultivar Da-Ae chromosome A3, Da-Ae, whole genome shotgun sequence includes these proteins:
- the LOC125575259 gene encoding pentatricopeptide repeat-containing protein At5g61370, mitochondrial-like, with product MISLVRSKGLAFLTNTTKLTRCLCSNHLVDHASTELQEVIRIVSSHIGGLDELEEHLNKVSVSPSPNFVTQVIDSCKNETSPRRLLRFFSWSCKHLGSSLQDKEFNHVLRVLSEKKDYTAIQILLSDLRKENRAMDKQTFSLVAETLVKIGKEEDAIGIFKILDKFSCPQDSFTVTTIISALCSKGHVKRALGVMHHHKDLISGNELSVYRSLLFGWSVQRNVKEARRVIQDMKSAGIAPDLFCYNTMLTCLCERNVTRNPSGLVPEALNIMLEMRSYKVQPTSLSYNILLSCLGRTRRVKESCQILEQMKRSGCEPDTASYYFVVRVLYLTGRFGKGNQTVDEMIERGLRPERKFYYDLIGVLCGVKRVNFALQLFEKMKRSSVGGYGQVYDLLIPKLCKGGDFEKGRELWEEAMSLGVTLSCSIELLDPCVTEVFKPMKKKEEAALVDPRALSLKIRPKMDKAKPKVKPKPKRRSKTKKNI from the coding sequence ATGATTTCGTTAGTCAGATCAAAGGGGTTAGCGTTTCTAACGAATACTACAAAACTGACGCGCTGTTTATGCTCTAATCACTTGGTAGACCATGCATCGACGGAGTTGCAGGAAGTTATTCGGATTGTTTCTTCCCACATTGGTGGTCTTGATGAACTTGAAGAACACTTGAACAAGGTTTCGGTTTCTCCATCACCCAACTTCGTTACCCAAGTGATTGACTCCTGTAAGAACGAGACTTCACCGAGAAGGCTTTTGAGATTCTTCTCCTGGTCTTGTAAACACCTTGGTTCCAGTTTACAGGACAAGGAATTCAACCATGTCCTAAGAGTTTTGTCTGAGAAGAAGGACTACACAGCTATTCAGATACTCTTATCAGATCTCAGGAAGGAGAATAGGGCCATGGATAAGCAAACGTTTAGCCTCGTTGCTGAAACTCTGGTTAAGATCGGGAAAGAAGAAGATGCAATAGGTATTTTCAAGATCTTGGACAAGTTCTCTTGCCCGCAAGATAGCTTCACAGTGACGACTATTATAAGCGCGCTCTGCTCAAAAGGACATGTGAAGAGAGCATTGGGAGTCATGCATCATCACAAGGACTTAATATCCGGTAACGAATTGTCTGTGTACAGAAGTCTTTTATTCGGCTGGTCGGTTCAAAGAAACGTGAAGGAGGCAAGAAGAGTTATACAAGATATGAAATCAGCAGGGATTGCTCCGGATCTGTTCTGTTACAACACAATGCTTACATGCTTATGCGAAAGAAACGTGACTCGAAACCCTTCTGGTCTTGTCCCTGAGGCTTTGAACATTATGTTGGAGATGAGGTCTTACAAAGTCCAACCTACGTCTCTTAGTTACAACATACTGCTTTCTTGCTTGGGAAGGACGAGGAGGGTGAAAGAGTCTTGCCAAATTCTAGAACAGATGAAGAGATCGGGGTGTGAACCCGATACAGCTAGCTATTACTTCGTTGTGAGGGTTCTGTATTTGACAGGGAGGTTTGGTAAAGGCAACCAAACGGTGGATGAGATGATCGAGAGAGGGCTGAGACCCGAACGCAAGTTCTATTATGATCTGATTGGAGTTCTTTGTGGTGTGAAGCGGGTGAATTTCGCGCTCCAACTGTTtgagaagatgaagagaagCTCTGTGGGTGGTTATGGTCAGGTTTATGATCTGCTCATACCAAAACTATGTAAAGGAGGAGACTTTGAGAAAGGAAGAGAGCTTTGGGAAGAGGCAATGTCACTCGGTGTTACGCTTAGTTGCTCCATCGAGCTGCTTGATCCTTGTGTCACAGAGGTTTTCAAAcccatgaagaagaaagaagaggctGCATTGGTGGATCCTCGTGCACTCAGCTTAAAGATTCGTCCTAAGATGGATAAAGCCAAGCCGAAAGTGAAACCAAAACCGAAACGCAGGAGCAAGACGAAGAAGAACATATGA
- the LOC125607080 gene encoding two-component response regulator-like APRR1, producing the protein MDLNGECKGGGGDGFIDRSRVRILLCDNDPNSLGEVFTLLSQCSYQVTSVKSARQVIDALNAEGPDIDIILAEIDLPMAKGMKMLRYITRDKDLRRIPVIMMSRQDEVPVVVKCLKLGAADYLVKPLRTNELLNLWTHMWRRRRMLGLAEKNMLSYEFDLVGSDPSDPNTNSTNLFSDDTDERSIRSTNPQRGSHQEKEVR; encoded by the exons ATGGATTTGAACGGAGAGTGtaagggaggaggaggagatgggTTTATTGACAGAAGCAGAGTTAGGATTTTGCTTTGTGACAATGATCCCAATAGCTTGGGAGAGGTTTTCACCCTCCTTTCACAGTGTTCTTATCAag TGACGTCAGTCAAATCAGCAAGGCAGGTGATTGATGCACTGAATGCAGAGGGGCCTGACATCGATATAATACTGGCGGAGATTGATCTCCCAATGGCCAAGGGTATGAAGATGCTAAGGTACATCACACGTGACAAAGATCTTCGGAGAATCCCTGTCATCA TGATGTCGAGGCAAGACGAGGTCCCTGTGGTGGTAAAGTGCTTGAAGCTAGGTGCAGCTGACTACCTTGTGAAGCCTCTTCGGACCAACGAGCTTCTCAACTTGTGGACACACATGTGGAGAAGAAGACGcatg CTAGGACTTGCTGAGAAGAACATGTTGAGCTATGAGTTCGATCTCGTGGGATCTGACCCAAGTGATCCAAATACAAACAGCACCAACCTCTTCTCTGATGACACAGATGAGAGAAGTATTAGGTCCACCAATCCGCAGAGAGGAAGTCATCAGGAAAAGGAGGTGAGATAG
- the LOC106439926 gene encoding pentatricopeptide repeat-containing protein At5g61370, mitochondrial: MISLVRSKGLAFLTNTTKLTRCLCSNHLVDHASTELQEVIRIVSSHIGGLDELEEHLNKVSVSPSPNFVTQVIDSCKNETSPRRLLRFFSWSCKHLGSSLQDKEFNHVLRVLSEKKDYTAIQILLSDLRKENRAMDKQTFSLVAETLVKIGKEEDAIGIFKILDKFSCPQDSFTVTTIISALCSKGHVKRALGVMHHHKDLISGNELSVYRSLLFGWSVQRNVKEARRVIQDMKSAGIAPDLFCYNTMLTCLCERNVTRNPSGLVPEALNIMLEMRSYKVQPTSLSYNILLSCLGRTRRVKESCQILEQMKRSGCEPDTASYYFVVRVLYLTGRFGKGNQTVDEMIERGLRPERKFYYDLIGVLCGVKRVNFALQLFEKMKRSSVGGYGQVYDLLIPKLCKGGDFEKGRELWEEAMSLGVTLSCSIELLDPCVTEVFKPMKKKEEAALVDPRALSLKIRPKMDKAKPKGLVDFHN, translated from the coding sequence ATGATTTCGTTAGTCAGATCAAAGGGGTTAGCGTTTCTAACGAATACTACAAAACTGACGCGCTGTTTATGCTCTAATCACTTGGTAGACCATGCATCGACGGAGTTGCAGGAAGTTATTCGGATTGTTTCTTCCCACATTGGTGGTCTTGATGAACTTGAAGAACACTTGAACAAGGTTTCGGTTTCTCCATCACCCAACTTCGTTACCCAAGTGATTGACTCCTGTAAGAACGAGACTTCACCGAGAAGGCTTTTGAGATTCTTCTCCTGGTCTTGTAAACACCTTGGTTCCAGTTTACAGGACAAGGAATTCAACCATGTCCTAAGAGTTTTGTCTGAGAAGAAGGACTACACAGCTATTCAGATACTCTTATCAGATCTCAGGAAGGAGAATAGGGCCATGGATAAGCAAACGTTTAGCCTCGTTGCTGAAACTCTGGTTAAGATCGGGAAAGAAGAAGATGCAATAGGTATTTTCAAGATCTTGGACAAGTTCTCTTGCCCGCAAGATAGCTTCACAGTGACGACTATTATAAGCGCGCTCTGCTCAAAAGGACATGTGAAGAGAGCATTGGGAGTCATGCATCATCACAAGGACTTAATATCCGGTAACGAATTGTCTGTGTACAGAAGTCTTTTATTCGGCTGGTCGGTTCAAAGAAACGTGAAGGAGGCAAGAAGAGTTATACAAGATATGAAATCAGCAGGGATTGCTCCGGATCTGTTCTGTTACAACACAATGCTTACATGCTTATGCGAAAGAAACGTGACTCGAAACCCTTCTGGTCTTGTCCCTGAGGCTTTGAACATTATGTTGGAGATGAGGTCTTACAAAGTCCAACCTACGTCTCTTAGTTACAACATACTGCTTTCTTGCTTGGGAAGGACGAGGAGGGTGAAAGAGTCTTGCCAAATTCTAGAACAGATGAAGAGATCGGGGTGTGAACCCGATACAGCTAGCTATTACTTCGTTGTGAGGGTTCTGTATTTGACAGGGAGGTTTGGTAAAGGCAACCAAACGGTGGATGAGATGATCGAGAGAGGGCTGAGACCCGAACGCAAGTTCTATTATGATCTGATTGGAGTTCTTTGTGGTGTGAAGCGGGTGAATTTCGCGCTCCAACTGTTtgagaagatgaagagaagCTCTGTGGGTGGTTATGGTCAGGTTTATGATCTGCTCATACCAAAACTATGTAAAGGAGGAGACTTTGAGAAAGGAAGAGAGCTTTGGGAAGAGGCAATGTCACTCGGTGTTACGCTTAGTTGCTCCATCGAGCTGCTTGATCCTTGTGTCACAGAGGTTTTCAAAcccatgaagaagaaagaagaggctGCATTGGTGGATCCTCGTGCACTCAGCTTAAAGATTCGTCCTAAGATGGATAAAGCCAAGCCGAAAGGACTTGTAGATTTTCATAAT